The sequence AGGAAGATTCGCCCTGAAGGACCGCGCTGAAGGGGTTCGATTTCCTTCAGGGTCCCGAAATCAAAACCCGATTTCTCCCGCAGGATCCCTTCCAGCTCCTCCCGGGAACATTCCACCTTCCAGCGGAAAAAATCCTGAGTCTCCCGGTCAAAATTGGGAAGGATTGTTTCGAGAAGACCTTCGTCTTTTGTATTGCAGTATGCATCAGGCTCAGAAAGGACCCAGCGCTTTGCCTCTTCTTCGGTCAAGATCGGGTGATGAGAAACCGGGGCGTCCGACATGCTGGTCAGATATGGTATTCGCTTATCTTCCCAGGCTGTCCCGAAATCTTCCGTAACCCCTCCGCAGGCCTTATAATACCGTGCATCACAGATTTCATCACCATATGTAATGACTTGACCGCTGGTTTGCCGGACAGCTTCTCCGGCCCCGTGCGAGACAATCTTTGTGATGCCTTGGTAACGTTGACAATGATCATCGGCACAGACATCGTAGAGGTCGTGGTCTTCCTGTTCATACCAGCGTACAACCCTGTCTTCTCTGTCGGCTTCTCTCTCCCCGGACTCAGGTATCTGTATCTCTTTTGCTTTCTTCTTCCTGCTGAGCGCTGCAAGGAGCCAACTCCGGGACATTATGGCGTGGGCATTCAGGAACTCCACAGGTGCATTGCCGCTCATCTCCGAGGAGATCACGCTTTTTAGGTAATTCTCCAGGGGAATTTCATTAATGGCAGCTATCGTTCCATCCTTGCGGGCCTTAAGAACCAGGTCTCCCTGAAAGGTCTGATCCTCTGCCCTCTCCCAGTGGAAACTGATTCCTATGGTCACACGAAGGAGGGTAAAGGTCGAATTATCGTCGGCCGTGAGCCTGATTATAGATGAACGGGTGATTTCGTGGCCATGTTCATTGGTAAAGACAACCTTCCCGTCAATAGTTTTTACGGAAAACCTTCCTGATACGGGCCCGAATCCATCCCCGTAAAAATCTCCGTTCAGACATCCGGAGACCTCATGCTGCCAATCCATAATGCCCACAGCGATATACGGTTCAATAAATACAGGGGTCGAGGGGCCGAGACCTCCCGGGCCATATACACGAATTGTCTTAATCTCTGTATGGGTGAACATTTAATATACCAAAATGTTTTTGTTCAGTATTATACAGTAAAAAAAAGAAATGCAAGAAAATAAACGGAATATGTTATTATCAGGCAAGGTCCAATGAAGCCTATCACCGTAGTTACACCGTACAGTCCGAGCCCTCGTTTTGAGAAGACCCTGCATTCCCTTACAGAGTCCGGCCTGGTCGAGGACGCCATCATTTTAAGCCAGGAATCGGTTGGTTTAAAAATGGACAGGTGTCGTGTCCTTGTGGCAAACCCTCTTACATCAAGGGAAACGCTTGAACATGTTCTGGCTGAAACCCAAACGAAGTATCTTCTTATTTTGCAAGGAGTCAGACAGGTTTCGCTTGAACCCGATGGACTGCTGAGAATGCTGGATGCAGCCGGGTCCATGAAGGCAGGTATGGCCTATTCTGATTTCTATGAGGAAGACAAAGAAGGGAAGAAGGTCCTTCATCCGCTGAATGATTATCAGATGGGGAGTGTCCGTGATGATTTTAACTTTGGCTCCACGATGCTTTTCTCGACAGAAGCTATCGGAAGGGCCTTTAAAAAGTATGGTGGAATACCACAAGTTCAGCATGCGGGCGTCTACGCACTTCGCCTGAAGGTTTCCATCGAGCACCAGGTCCATCACATTCAGGAACCACTCTATACAATGGCCGGGGAGGGCAATTCCACAGATGCCGGGAAACGCTTTGCCTATGTGGATCCACGAAACCAGTCCGTTCAGAAGGAGATGGAACTCGTATTTACTGATTATCTCAGAAAGATAGGGGCATATCTTCCGGCAGACGGTCTGAGAAAGGCCGACAATGAATCACAGCCTTTTTCCA comes from Pseudomonadota bacterium and encodes:
- a CDS encoding SpoIID/LytB domain-containing protein — translated: MFTHTEIKTIRVYGPGGLGPSTPVFIEPYIAVGIMDWQHEVSGCLNGDFYGDGFGPVSGRFSVKTIDGKVVFTNEHGHEITRSSIIRLTADDNSTFTLLRVTIGISFHWERAEDQTFQGDLVLKARKDGTIAAINEIPLENYLKSVISSEMSGNAPVEFLNAHAIMSRSWLLAALSRKKKAKEIQIPESGEREADREDRVVRWYEQEDHDLYDVCADDHCQRYQGITKIVSHGAGEAVRQTSGQVITYGDEICDARYYKACGGVTEDFGTAWEDKRIPYLTSMSDAPVSHHPILTEEEAKRWVLSEPDAYCNTKDEGLLETILPNFDRETQDFFRWKVECSREELEGILREKSGFDFGTLKEIEPLQRGPSGRIFLLKIVGSKRSMVVGKELEIRRWLSRTHLYSSAFIVKVEYDSQGEIQRFIFHGAGWGHGVGLCQIGAAVMASKGFRAEEILKHYFPGTEIQRIY